One region of uncultured Methanolobus sp. genomic DNA includes:
- the xth gene encoding exodeoxyribonuclease III, translated as MNKIRIISWNVNGIRAVHKKGFLDWFNEEKPDVLCIQETKARREQLPTELLKTDGYYNYFASAKKKGYSGVALYTKKEPENIKCGFGIEKFDSEGRTQIADFGDFVLFNIYFPNGKASAERLDYKMEFYDAFLEYANTLRSKGKRIIVCGDVNTAHKEIDLARPKDNEKVSGFLPEERAWIDKLLDNGYVDTFRLFNEEPEKYTWWSMRTRARERNVGWRIDYFFASDNIRDNIKDAFILPDVMGSDHCPIGIDVEF; from the coding sequence ATGAATAAGATCAGGATAATTTCATGGAATGTAAATGGTATAAGGGCAGTTCATAAGAAAGGTTTCCTTGACTGGTTCAATGAAGAGAAACCTGATGTACTCTGTATCCAGGAAACAAAAGCACGCAGGGAACAGCTTCCGACAGAACTCCTCAAAACAGATGGATATTATAATTACTTTGCCTCTGCTAAAAAAAAGGGGTACAGCGGTGTTGCGCTGTACACCAAAAAAGAGCCAGAAAATATAAAGTGCGGCTTTGGAATAGAGAAATTTGACAGCGAGGGGCGTACACAAATAGCTGACTTCGGAGACTTTGTGCTCTTTAATATATACTTCCCAAACGGTAAAGCATCAGCTGAAAGGCTGGACTATAAGATGGAATTCTACGATGCTTTCCTTGAGTATGCTAATACTCTTAGATCAAAAGGTAAAAGAATAATCGTCTGTGGTGATGTGAACACTGCACACAAAGAGATAGATCTTGCCCGCCCAAAAGACAACGAAAAAGTGTCAGGGTTCCTTCCTGAAGAACGCGCATGGATAGATAAGCTACTTGACAACGGATACGTGGACACTTTCAGGCTTTTCAATGAAGAACCCGAGAAATATACCTGGTGGAGCATGAGAACAAGAGCCAGGGAAAGAAATGTTGGCTGGAGAATCGATTACTTCTTTGCAAGTGATAATATAAGGGACAACATCAAAGATGCGTTCATACTGCCGGATGTAATGGGGTCGGATCATTGCCCGATTGGGATTGATGTTGAATTTTGA
- a CDS encoding Fur family transcriptional regulator, which translates to MKKTDIKYTNQRIEILDFLKEFDGHPTVDDVYGGVRQKLTRISKATVYNNLKFLAEKGLIKEVNVKGVSRFEANLVPHHHTICLECGEITDYESEELSEYAMKIAEDIDDFNIESADTNFYGICKKCMEME; encoded by the coding sequence ATGAAAAAAACAGACATCAAATACACAAACCAGCGGATTGAGATATTGGATTTCCTCAAGGAATTTGATGGTCATCCGACTGTAGATGATGTCTATGGGGGAGTGAGACAAAAACTGACCCGCATCAGCAAGGCCACGGTTTATAACAACCTGAAGTTCCTTGCTGAAAAGGGATTGATAAAGGAGGTGAATGTTAAGGGGGTTTCGAGGTTTGAAGCGAATTTGGTGCCTCACCATCATACAATATGCCTCGAGTGTGGAGAAATTACGGACTATGAATCAGAAGAGCTTAGCGAATATGCTATGAAAATAGCAGAAGATATAGATGACTTCAATATAGAATCAGCAGACACTAACTTTTACGGAATTTGTAAGAAATGTATGGAGATGGAGTAA